From a region of the Salvelinus fontinalis isolate EN_2023a chromosome 13, ASM2944872v1, whole genome shotgun sequence genome:
- the LOC129868408 gene encoding single-minded homolog 2-like: MKEKSKNAAKTRREKENGEFYELAKLLPLPSAITSQLDKASIIRLTTSYLKMRAVFPDGLGEAWGQPTRISPLDNMAKELGSHLLQTLDGFVFVVASDGKIMYISETASVHLGLSQVELTGNSIFEYIHPSDHDEMTAVLSAHQPLHHHFLQEYEMERSFFLRMKCVLAKRNAGLTCGGYKVIHCSGYLKIRQYVMDMALYDTCYQIVGLVAVGHSLPPSGITEIKLHSNMFMFRASLDLKLIFLDSRVAELTGYEPQDLIEKTLYHHVHGCDVFHLRFAHHLLLVKGQVTTKYYRMLSKHGGWVWVQSYATIVHNSRSSRPHCIVSVNYVLTDVEYKDMQLSQEQSRAAKPILDFKSGLASSQDLRKQLKTKAVKIKSKLKTAPYPQPNSTYHPDKLDCSPQGGSWKGSTPYPLNPCHGQISGPSGGPEAGEVLCSSSGPYGLSFPYPYGHLPHTDSQRRLRHTQGSSSASPSPSSPGLAAQQLLSSLQGRGSEGRWSCANAKIHHGTNPAHTLRPFAASCSITTATTAAYSGPAASRRYPPCEPLHDGFSSCPTPRPNSRFKEEPYEHHTLGQSKTTEDRLHSQSQATKEDSKLPFSRDYLHKASEGSGCVGGEKPVSCPLLSSSVLGKVSCEQSRSFHGLGQPFPMQVVLEQRRRLCMMESPYSHSATGPLEHTDSNGERGSPKLLDPEAGEEERRMWMGVGVGMGVAVGLPTQAPYVSLNLHHVLAKHSSFQAPPYAALGHLTDSYGYRGDEMGSYDYKSQSPASSSSPEIHREIPHYIGTSVIITNER, encoded by the exons ATGAAGGAAAAGTCCAAGAATGCAGCGAAGACGAgacgagagaaagaaaatggagaattTTATGAACTGGCGAAATTACTGCCTTTACCTTCGGCCATCACATCACAACTGGATAAGGCTTCAATCATTCGGCTGACAACCAGTTACCTGAAGATGAGAGCCGTGTTTCCAGATG GGCTGGGGGAGGCCTGGGGCCAGCCGACCAGAATCAGCCCTCTGGACAACATGGCTAAGGAACTGGGCTCCCATCTACTGCAG ACTCTGGACGGCTTTGTATTCGTTGTCGCTTCAGATGGCAAAATCATGTACATCTCTGAGACAGCGTCAGTCCACCTTGGCCTATCCCAG GTGGAGCTGACGGGAAACAGTATTTTTGAGTATATCCACCCGTCAGATCATGATGAAATGACGGCTGTGCTCAGCGCCCATCAGCCCCTCCACCATCACTTCCTGCAAG agtACGAAATGGAGCGCTCTTTTTTCCTGAGGATGAAGTGTGTGTTGGCCAAGCGTAATGCAGGACTGACCTGTGGAGGATATaag GTGATCCATTGCAGTGGCTATTTGAAGATCCGTCAGTACGTGATGGACATGGCGCTGTATGACACGTGTTATCAGATCGTGGGCCTGGTAGCGGTGGGCCACTCCCTGCCTCCCAGTGGAATCACAGAGATTAAGCTCCATAGCAATATGTTCATGTTCAGGGCCAGTCTGGACCTCAAGCTCATCTTCCTGGACTCCAG GGTGGCTGAGTTGACAGGATACGAACCCCAGGACCTGATTGAGAAGACGCTGTACCACCACGTGCACGGCTGTGACGTATTCCATCTACGCTTCGCTCACCACCTCT TGTTGGTGAAAGGGCAGGTCACCACTAAGTACTACCGTATGTTGTCCAAGCACGGGGGCTGGGTGTGGGTGCAGAGCTACGCCACCATCGTCCACAACAGCCGCTCATCCAGACCCCACTGCATCGTCAGCGTCAACTACGTTCTCAC GGACGTAGAGTATAAAGACATGCAGCTGTCTCAGGAGCAGAGTCGAGCGGCCAAACCCATCTTAGACTTTAAGAGTGGCCTGGCCTCCTCTCAGGACCTCCGCAAACAACTCAAAACCAAAGCAGTCAAGATCAAGAGCAAACTGAAAACAGCCCCCTACCCTCAG CCCAACAGCACCTACCACCCAGACAAGCTGGACTGCTCCCCCCAGGGAGGAAGTTGGAAGGGGAGCACCCCCTACCCCCTGAACCCCTGTCACGGGCAGATCTCAGGCCCTTCTGGAGGCCCAGAGGCTGGAGAGGTCCTGTGTAGTAGCAGCGGCCCCTATGGCCTCTCCTTCCCCTACCCCTATGGACACCTACCCCACACAGACTCCCAGAGGAGGTTGCGACACACCCAGGGTTCTTCCTCCGCCTCACCATCTCCGTCTTCCCCTGGCCTGGCCGCCCAGCAGCTGCTCAGCTCCCTGCAGGGTCGAGGGAGCGAGGGGCGGTGGAGCTGTGCCAACGCCAAAATCCACCATGGTACTAACCCTGCTCACACCCTGAGACCATTCGCTGCATCGTGTTCCATTACTACAGCCACCACAGCAGCATATTCAG GCCCCGCGGCGAGCAGGAGGTACCCCCCCTGCGAGCCCCTTCATGATGGCTTCTCCAGCTGCCCAACCCCGCGCCCTAACAGCAGGTTCAAGGAAGAGCCCTATGAGCATCACACGCTTGGCCAGAGCAAGACCACAGAGGACCGCCTGCACTCCCAGTCACAGGCTACTAAAGAGGACAGCAAGCTACCGTTCAGTCGAGACTACCTCCACAAGGCCTCCGAGGGGAGTGGTTGTGTAGGAGGGGAGAAGCCGGTGTCCTGTCCCCTGCTGAGTAGCTCTGTGCTGGGGAAGGTGAGCTGCGAGCAGTCCCGGTCCTTCCATGGCCTGGGCCAACCCTTCCCCATGCAGGTGGTCCTGGAGCAGCGCAGGAGGCTGTGTATGATGGAATCCCCCTACAGCCACAGTGCCACCGGCCCCCTGGAGCACACGGACAGCAATGGGGAGCGGGGGAGCCCCAAGTTGCTGGATCCTGAGGcgggggaggaggaaaggaggatgtGGATGGGGGTTGGAGTTGGGATGGGAGTTGCGGTAGGCCTTCCGACCCAGGCTCCGTACGTGTCTTTGAACCTCCACCACGTCTTGGCCAAACACAGCTCCTTCCAGGCCCCGCCCTATGCTGCCCTCGGCCACTTGACAGACAGCTACGGTTACCGTGGTGACGAAATGGGTTCTTACGACTACAAGAGCCAAAGCCCCGCCTCCAGCTCCTCCCCTGAGATCCACAGGGAGATCCCTCATTACATTGGCACGTCCGTCATCATCACCAACGAGAGGTGA